A genomic segment from Candidatus Brocadia sp. encodes:
- a CDS encoding DUF4926 domain-containing protein — protein sequence MIKEHDRIVLLKDLPEDGLQAGDVGTVVHIHRQGEAFEVEFMTLDGGTVAVITLLSSQIRAVNKRDITHVRELTVS from the coding sequence ATGATAAAAGAACATGATCGAATTGTTTTGTTGAAAGACTTACCGGAAGATGGTTTACAGGCTGGCGACGTCGGTACGGTTGTTCATATTCATCGTCAAGGTGAAGCATTTGAAGTCGAATTTATGACACTTGACGGTGGAACAGTTGCTGTTATAACTTTGCTTTCATCTCAAATACGAGCAGTTAATAAAAGGGACATCACGCATGTTAGAGAACTTACCGTCTCTTGA